Proteins found in one Plasmodium malariae genome assembly, chromosome: 13 genomic segment:
- the PmUG01_13038900 gene encoding splicing factor 3B subunit 4, putative, which yields MFIPHKNQEISHIYERNNEATLYIANLDTQVDEEILCELFMQCGNVKNVHIPRDKINGHHSGYGFVEYEYEYECEYAGKVLNMTKLFGKALRCNKASQDKRSYDVGANLFIGNLDAEVDEKMLFDIFSSFGQVATVRIMRNEDDTSKGHGFISYDNFESSDMAIENMNNQFICNKKVHISYAFKKDTKGERHGTAAERFIAANKALTLYPNNENTANGISYNSSSTIDNTTNNSNNNYTSINNDNNLFLNNMMISSTNITKFPHDPIPPPLINSFFPTNPPPPLSSNFMPPTHINIPPNTRSNNSYIMPSKVISKMVGSMQQNMSPNMPPNMSPNMPPNMSPNMPPNMSPNMPPNMSPIMPPNMSPIMPPNIPPNMPPIMPPIMPPNIPSNFPPNFPPNFPPNFPPNFPPNFPPNFPPNFPPNIPPNIPLNVPPTIPPTMPPNLPPISPDEGTSNATSNVETNQVKESKECINTENHD from the exons ATGTTTATTCCTCATAAAAACCAGGAAATAagtcatatatatgaaagaaACAATGAAGCTACACTTTATATAG CAAATTTAGATACCCAAGTGGACGAAGAGATCTTGTGTGAACTGTTCATGCAGTGTGGTAATGTGAAGAATGTCCACATACCAAGGGACAAAATCAATGGGCATCATTCGG GGTACGGATTCGTCGAATACGAATATGAGTACGAGTGTGAATACGCAGGGAAAGTGCTAAACATGACAAAGCTATTTGGAAAAGCGTTAAGATGTAACAAGGCATCTCAAGATAAAAGGTCATATGATGTTGGAGCCAATTTATTTATAGGAAATTTAGATGCAGAAGTAGACGAAAAGATgttatttgatatattttcatcCTTTGGTCAAGTAGCAACAGTAAGAATAATGCGAAATGAAGATGATACATCAAAAGGACATGGGTTTATATCATATGATAATTTTGAATCGAGTGATATGGCaatagaaaatatgaacaatcagtttatatgtaataaaaaagtacatatatcctatgcttttaaaaaagatacaaaAGGTGAAAGGCATGGAACGGCAGCAGAAAGATTTATAGCAGCAAATAAAGCATTAACATTGTACcctaataatgaaaatacagCTAATGGTATATCTTATAATAGTTCATCAACTATTGATAATACAacaaataatagtaataataattatacttcgataaataatgataataatttatttttaaataatatgatgATTTCATCTACAAATATAACTAAATTTCCCCATGATCCTATCCCCCCTCCCCTTATTAATTCTTTCTTTCCAACCAATCCACCACCACCTCTTTCATCCAATTTTATGCCACCAACTCATATTAACATACCACCAAATACAAGATCGAATAATTCGTATATAATGCCCTCAAAGGTTATCAGTAAAATGGTGGGTAGTATGCAACAGAATATGTCACCAAACATGCCACCAAATATGTCACCAAACATGCCTCCAAATATGTCACCAAACATGCCTCCAAATATGTCACCAAACATGCCTCCAAATATGTCACCAATCATGCCGCCAAATATGTCACCAATCATGCCGCCAAACATACCTCCAAACATGCCGCCAATTATGCCTCCAATTATGCCCCCTAACATACCTTCAAATTTTCCTCCAAATTTTCCTCCAAATTTTCCTCCAAATTTTCCTCCAAATTTTCCACCAAATTTTCCACCAAATTTTCCACCAAATTTTCCACCAAATATTCCACCAAATATTCCTCTAAACGTGCCTCCTACTATACCACCCACTATGCCACCAAACTTGCCCCCCATTTCGCCGGACGAAGGAACTTCAAATGCAACATCGAATGTTGAAACTAATCAAGTGAAAGAAAGTAAGGAATGTATAAACACCGAAAATCatgattaa